The genomic stretch TGAAGGCGCGCTGCTGTAGATAAATGTATAGATCTGTACCATCGTGTTCGACGAACCAGCAATGAAACGTTTCATGCCAATCCCCGTCCCGATGCACTTCTTCTCTTTCTTTCACGCCTATCTCTCGGTGCTGGTCATCAAAAATTGTCAATAGCTCCATGTTAGGCCCCCATACTATACCTTTACTCTTCATCTTTAATGTAAGCGATTGCCTGTGTGTTGTCTACACACATTCCCAATTAAATGGAGTTTTCGCGCATTTCCTCGACCAGCGGTATGACGTCGTTTGCAAAACGTTCCATTTCCCGCAGCTGTGGGGAAAATTGCAGCAAAAGCAAACTAACGCCTGCATGTTCATAAGCAAGAATCCGCTGCGCTATTTGCATTGGCGTTCCAACTAGATTCGGACGCAGTCCTCTTGCAGCAACAGCATCGTCGCTGATGATACTTTTTTGTGCTAATTCTTCCTCTGTTACATATGCTTCGTAGTCGACGCCGGTAATCCGTTCCCATTCTTGATAGGCTTCTTCCTCTGTCTCACGACAAATGACATAAGCAGTCATACCAAACTCGGTAAAAGGCTGCTTGCCAGCAGCTTCCCGGCGAATTTGCATGTCAGCTACCATACTAGCTGTTTCCTGTACCGTACCGCCTTTCATCACGTAAGCATCGCATGATTCCGCAATGGTCTGCCGCAAATAGTCGCTCTCTCCGCCAGCGTACAAAGGCGATATTTCTTTTTTGTTCGCAGCTGGGAGATAATCGATATGCTGGACTTGATAATATAATCCATCATATGTGTAACTGCCCGCTGCCCAAACACCGCGCAGCACTTCAAAAAATTCCTCTGTCTGCAGGTAAAATTCCTCCGTTCCGGCTATATCACCAGCTTCTCGCTTTTGTTCTTCTTCCCGAAGAAAAGATACAACCGCAAGTGAAAATCGACTGTTGCTAATCTGATCAATAGTCACTGCTTGCTTAGCAGCTTCCACTGGCTGATCAATACTCGGCCGAACTGCTGCCATGATATGCAGTTTATTTGTTGCCTCTGCCACAGCGCTAGCTGTTTCCCAAAAATCCAGCTGCTGATCTGCATTCTTTCCTTGGTATAGGTAGGTATCAGGAAGAAATACAGCATCAAAACCACTGCGTTCTGCCATGCGCGCTGTTTCCTTTACACATAACAAGCTAAGAGATGCCTCATCCTCCACATGCCGCAGCCAGCTGTTTGTTACTGGCTGCCAATACGCATATTTCATGTCTATTACTCCTTTTGCCCATAGGAAATCCTACCGAACGACACATCGATCCTACTAAAAAAGCTTCTTCGATAAGAAGAAGCTCGTTACTTGCAGCCGTCGTTATCTTATCACGCAGCTTACATAAAGCTGCAGGTCGTAGCACCTTCCTGCAGGACTGCCCTCCTGCAGTGGGTTGCCGGGCTTCATCGGGCCTTTCCCTCCGCCACTCGTTATAAGATTTCTTATGAATTGTCTTTTCTACTATACCAGAATAACAGCAGCTGATTCAAACAGAATAACCCCGCTGCTTGTAAGTCTCCATTAAAAGCTGGAAGCCATTCTGTCTGGCTTGCTCATCATAAACCGGACTTGTCAGCATGAATTCCACATCGTGGCCATAATATTTCTGCAGTTCCTCCAGCTGCTGAAGCACTTCAGCTGGGGTGCCAATGACCATTGTTGCTCTGTTATCTTGCAGCCGTTCTTTTTCATAAGGAGATAATTTGTACGCTGCAGCTGTGTCTGGACGCAGCATCCCGTTTACAGGTCTACCCTGTTCTTGCAAAAGGGATGCTACTTCATGGCTTTTCGCTAATGCTTCTGCTTGTTCATGCGTCGCAGCACAGAATAAGAACAAGCTGATTAACGCTTGCGGCTTCCCTGCCTCCTGCTGAAAAGATTGTCGGTACATTTCCAGTACAGCTGTATCTTTTTCTCCGCGGATAAACTGCGCGTAAGCAAATCCTATGCCGTGATAAGCAGCAAGGCCTGCACTGCCTGCACTGCCGCCCAACAGCCAGACAGCAGGCGCTGTCTGAATGTCTGGCATTGCTTTTAATTCTCCAAAGCGATGCTTTTCCTCATTCCTTATATTCAAGTAATGAAGCAGATCACGTATTTGGCGGTCATACCAATCCTCCGGTACGATTTTATGCTCTTGCAATGCTCGTTTAGCAGCGGGCATACCGCCTGGAGCACGTCCAATTCCGATGTCAATTCTTCCTGGATGAAGTGCTTCAAGTAGTCGCGCGTTTTCTGCCACTTTATAAGCACTATAGTGGGACAGCATGACACCCCCGGATCCGATTCTAATTCGTGACGTTCTGCTTGCCAGATGCGCCATCATGACTTCTGGACTGCTATGTCCTAAGCTGCCCCCATGATGTTCTGATACCCAGAAGCGCTCGTACCCCAGCTGATCAGCCAGCTCTGCTAAACGAGCTGTCTCCTGTAGCGCTTCTGCCGCATTGCCATCTTCTTTAAGACGAGATTGATCCAATATACTAAGCTTCATATTCTTCACTCCCTGCCTTTATCATAGCCGGTGCGAAAGACTTTTAAAAACATTCCGTTTTTCTGTATGCTAGTAATGTCAGAACAAAAGGAGGCTGGTTTTGTGATTGGGTTTATTGGATTAGGAATTATGGGAGAAAACATGGCAGCTAATCTGCTCAAAAAAGGAGAGCAGTTAGTTGTTTATAACCGTACGAAAGCAAAAGCACAACATTTAGTAGACAATGGTGCTGTCTGGGCAGAATCACCTCAAAAAGTTGGCGAACAAGCAGATGTCGTATTTACAATGCTCACTGACCCAAGCGCTGTGAAAGCTGTAGTCCTCGGAGAAGAAGGACTGTTCAGCGGAATGAAGAAAGGCAGCTTGTGGGTTGATGTTAGTACAGTAAAACCAGCATTCACGAAGGAAATGGCTGTAGCGGCTAAGAAACATCATATCCGTTTCGTTGATGCACCAGTTTCCGGTTCAAAAGCACCTGCACAGCAAGGAAAGCTGCACTTTCTTGTTGGCGGTGATGCACAAGATGTTAAACAAATTACACCTTTGCTCGAAAAAATGGGACAAAGCGTTCAGCATATGGGGGAAAACGGGAACGGCTCCGCGACAAAACTAGCAGTGAATATGCTGCTTGTACAGTCTCTTACTGGTTTATCAGAAGCTATAAGCTTTGGTGAAGCAGTCGGTCTCAATGCCGAACACTTGATGGACGTGCTGCTGGCTCTTCCCGTAACAAGTGATATTCAGGCTGGAAAACGAGACACCATCCTGCAGCAGAACTTTGACCCCCAATTCCCGCTCGAGCATGCTTACAAAGATTTGCAGCAAATCTCTGAAACAGCTTATGAAGCAGGAGCTCCTCTGCCAATGACAAATAGTGTGAAGGAACTGTATGCTCTTGCGCAAAAGAATGGCTACGGCAAAAAAGATGTCGCAGCTGTCTACGCGCTGTTGGCACGTGACTGACATAAGATTTTGTATCATAGCGTTAAAGAATCCGATTTTTTTCGGATTCTTTTTTTATTCTCAATTATTTTTAGTAATTAACATTGGCATACTAACGAGAATAAGCGGGTATGGAAAGCAGAGATACTTATTTCATGTGAAGTATTTTTTTGCATATTTTCACTACATTAGAATCGTTATAAATCTTTTGATTTAATAAATTTTTTAAATCAATTAAATACATCACTCAAAATAGAGCAATCCTTTCATATCAATATTTTTATGCTAATATAATGTTGTATTTAATAATTTATTTACTTTACTAAAGGAGTTTTCGTTATGGCTGATTCATCTAACAAACCTAAACGGGAAGTCAAATGGATTCCGCTCCTTATTACGGTTTTAATAGGAGTCATTCTTTGGTTCATTCCCTCACCTGATGGTGTAAAAGAAGAAGCTTGGCATTTATTCGCCATTTTTGTAGCAACCATCATCGGCTTGATTATCAAGCCGATGCCGATGGGAAGTGTCGCCATCTTATCTTTAACAGCTATCGTATTAACACGCACACTAGGATTAGAGGAAGCACTTAGCGGATTTCAAAACAGCACAATTTGGCTGATTGTCATCGCATTTTTCATCTCGAGAGGTTTTATCAAGACTGGTCTTGGTTCCAGAATTGCATATCTATTTGTCCGCTTATTCGGTAAAAAGACATTAGGATTGTCCTATTCCTTAATTGGAAGTGATTTAATTCTTTCGCCAGCGATGCCATCGAACACAGCACGTGCCGGCGGGATTATTTTTCCGATCATTCAATCCTTATCGAATTCTTACGGCTCCAGAAGCGGGGATGGGACAGAGCGCAAGATTGGTTCATTTTTAGTGACTGCTTCTTATCAGGGAAATGCTATCACTTCGGCGATGTTCCTGACAGCTATGGCAGCCAACCCATTGGCTGCCAGCGCTGCAGAAAGCATCACTGGAGAATCCATCTCTTGGGGTCTTTGGATTCTTGCATCCATCGTCCCTGGTATTATTAGCTTGATCATTATTCCGTTTGTCGTTTTCAAGCTTTACCCGCCTGAAATTAAAGAAACACCAAAAGCAACGGAAATGGCTACAGAGAAACTGCAAAGCATGGGTAAACTAAAGCAGTCCGAGTGGTTCATGATTGCTGTATTCTTCTTGCTGCTCGTCCTTTGGATTTTCGGTGGAAGTTTTGGTATCGGCTCAACGACTGCTGCATTTATCGGCTTAGTTGTACTCTTGCTGACAGAAGTGCTTACTTGGTCTGACATTAAGCAAGAGCAAGGCGCTTGGGATACACTTGTCTGGTTCGCCGTCCTCGTTATGATGGCAAATTACTTGAACGAACTCGGTCTTGTACCATGGTTCAGTGATATTATGAGTAATGTCGTAAGTACGCTGTCCTGGCCGGTAGCATTGCTATTGCTGGCAATTGTGTATTTCTATTCGCACTACTTCTTTGCTAGTAACACAGCACATGTGAGCGCGATGTACGCTGCCTTCTTGTCCGTTGTTGTAGCAGCTGGTGCCCCTCCGTTATTGTCAGCTCTCTTGTTAGCATTCTTCAGTAACTTGTTCGGATGTCTGACACATTACGGCAGCGGTCCTGCTCCAGTATTCTTCGGTGCGGGCTTTGTCTCTCAGCAAAAATGGTGGGGACTCGGTTTCATCATCTCCATTATCCATCTAATTGTCTGGATTGGTATTGGCGGTGTCTGGTGGAAAATCATCGGTTTATGGTAAAACAGAAAACAGGAATCCTGCGCGGATTCCTGTTTTTTTATAGGCTTTTATACGTTGTTTCTGCTGCTGACTCAATGAATGGACTTAGGTTGCCACTGCTGTACATATGCAATTCGTGCATCGCACGTGTACATGCTGTATACAGCAGTGTGCGCTCGGATTCATGACCGTACGCCATATCCGATACATCATATAAAATAACAGCATCAAACTCAATTCCTTTAGCTAAATAAGCAGGAATGACAGAGAGGCCTTTTTTGTATTGCGACGTCGTTTCTGTTATTAGATCTGCTTCCATTTCTTCTTTAATCCAATCATACGCTGCTCTGCTTTCTTTGCTCGTCTTAGCGATTACTGCAATCGTTTCGTAACCAGCTGTTTGTAAAGCTCGGATTCTCTCTGAAATCATGCTGCGTCGTTCGGATTCATCTTTCACTTTCGCTACGGTCGGCAAGTCGCCATCACGGTTGAACGGCTGGATATGCTTTGCATGTTCCAATAGCTCTTTCGTAAAGTCGACAATCTGTCTTGTGGACCGGTAGCTTCTCCACAGCTCAATCCGATGACTGTCAGCAGTATTACCAGACAGCACATTTTCGCCGGTAAGCGAATGCGCTTGAATTGCTTGGTTGATATCTCCGAGCAACGTCATCCGTGCATTAGGAAATGCCTGCTGCAAGTATGCAAACTGAAAAGCAGAATAATCTTGCGCCTCATCAATCAATACATAACGAATGGTTTTATCAGAACGATCGCCCAGCACCTTGTCACGGAAGTAAACAAACGGTGTTACATCCTCCCAGCTCATGTACTTCTGCATCAGGTTTTGTTTGGTCGCTTCGATTAATGCAGGCCATGAAGCCGGCATCTCTGGCCGTCTTTCGGCAGTAAGCATTCGCAA from Terribacillus sp. DMT04 encodes the following:
- a CDS encoding LLM class flavin-dependent oxidoreductase, giving the protein MKLSILDQSRLKEDGNAAEALQETARLAELADQLGYERFWVSEHHGGSLGHSSPEVMMAHLASRTSRIRIGSGGVMLSHYSAYKVAENARLLEALHPGRIDIGIGRAPGGMPAAKRALQEHKIVPEDWYDRQIRDLLHYLNIRNEEKHRFGELKAMPDIQTAPAVWLLGGSAGSAGLAAYHGIGFAYAQFIRGEKDTAVLEMYRQSFQQEAGKPQALISLFLFCAATHEQAEALAKSHEVASLLQEQGRPVNGMLRPDTAAAYKLSPYEKERLQDNRATMVIGTPAEVLQQLEELQKYYGHDVEFMLTSPVYDEQARQNGFQLLMETYKQRGYSV
- a CDS encoding anion permease → MADSSNKPKREVKWIPLLITVLIGVILWFIPSPDGVKEEAWHLFAIFVATIIGLIIKPMPMGSVAILSLTAIVLTRTLGLEEALSGFQNSTIWLIVIAFFISRGFIKTGLGSRIAYLFVRLFGKKTLGLSYSLIGSDLILSPAMPSNTARAGGIIFPIIQSLSNSYGSRSGDGTERKIGSFLVTASYQGNAITSAMFLTAMAANPLAASAAESITGESISWGLWILASIVPGIISLIIIPFVVFKLYPPEIKETPKATEMATEKLQSMGKLKQSEWFMIAVFFLLLVLWIFGGSFGIGSTTAAFIGLVVLLLTEVLTWSDIKQEQGAWDTLVWFAVLVMMANYLNELGLVPWFSDIMSNVVSTLSWPVALLLLAIVYFYSHYFFASNTAHVSAMYAAFLSVVVAAGAPPLLSALLLAFFSNLFGCLTHYGSGPAPVFFGAGFVSQQKWWGLGFIISIIHLIVWIGIGGVWWKIIGLW
- a CDS encoding LLM class flavin-dependent oxidoreductase, coding for MKYAYWQPVTNSWLRHVEDEASLSLLCVKETARMAERSGFDAVFLPDTYLYQGKNADQQLDFWETASAVAEATNKLHIMAAVRPSIDQPVEAAKQAVTIDQISNSRFSLAVVSFLREEEQKREAGDIAGTEEFYLQTEEFFEVLRGVWAAGSYTYDGLYYQVQHIDYLPAANKKEISPLYAGGESDYLRQTIAESCDAYVMKGGTVQETASMVADMQIRREAAGKQPFTEFGMTAYVICRETEEEAYQEWERITGVDYEAYVTEEELAQKSIISDDAVAARGLRPNLVGTPMQIAQRILAYEHAGVSLLLLQFSPQLREMERFANDVIPLVEEMRENSI
- a CDS encoding NAD(P)-dependent oxidoreductase, with translation MIGFIGLGIMGENMAANLLKKGEQLVVYNRTKAKAQHLVDNGAVWAESPQKVGEQADVVFTMLTDPSAVKAVVLGEEGLFSGMKKGSLWVDVSTVKPAFTKEMAVAAKKHHIRFVDAPVSGSKAPAQQGKLHFLVGGDAQDVKQITPLLEKMGQSVQHMGENGNGSATKLAVNMLLVQSLTGLSEAISFGEAVGLNAEHLMDVLLALPVTSDIQAGKRDTILQQNFDPQFPLEHAYKDLQQISETAYEAGAPLPMTNSVKELYALAQKNGYGKKDVAAVYALLARD